Proteins encoded in a region of the Phalacrocorax carbo chromosome 15, bPhaCar2.1, whole genome shotgun sequence genome:
- the EWSR1 gene encoding RNA-binding protein EWS isoform X3 codes for MASTDYSTYSQAAAQQGYSAYAPQPAQGYAQTTQTYGQQSYGTYGQPTDVSYTQPQTTATYGQTAYATSYGQPPAGYTTPTAPPAYSQPVQGYGTAAYDTNTATVTTTQASYAAPSAYGTQPTYPAYGQQPAASAPARPQDGSKPAETSQPQSSTTGYSQPSLGYGQSNYSYPQVPASYPMQPVTAPPSYPPTSYSSTQPSSYDQSTYSQQSTYGQQSTYGQQTSYGQQSSYGQQPPPTSYPPQTGSYSQAPSQYSQQSSSYGQQSSFRQDHPSSMNVYGQESGGFSGPGENRNMSGPDSRGRGRGGYDRGGMSRGGRGGGRGGMGLQSESLVYTSILKKYPYSVLSRQHNEKWD; via the exons ATGGCGTCGACGg attATAGTACCTATAGCcaagctgcagctcagcaggg CTACAGCGCGTATGCACCTCAGCCAGCTCAAGGGTATGCACAGACCACCCAG ACATATGGGCAACAGAGTTACGGAACCTATGGACAACCCACCGACGTCAGCTACACACAGCCCCAGACGACTGCGACGTACGGGCAGACTGCGTATGCAACATCCTACGGGCAGCCTCCTGCCG GTTACACCACCCCAACTGCCCCCCCAGCGTACAGTCAGCCTGTCCAGGGGTACGGCACAGCCGCCTACGATACTAACACCGCTACGGTTACCACCACCCAGGCTTCCTACGCAGCACCATCCGCTTACGGCACTCAGCCCACCTACCCAGCCTAcgggcagcagccagcagcatccGCTCCCGCAAG ACCCCAGGATGGCAGCAaaccagcagagaccagccAGCCGCAGTCCAGTACGACAGGCTACAGCCAGCCCAGCCTAGGGTATGGACAGAGCAACTACAGCTATCCTCAGGTGCCTGCCAGCTACCCGATGCAGCCAGTCACTGCGCCTCCCTCCTATCCTCCTACCAG CTATTCCTCCACGCAGCCAAGCAGTTACGATCAGAGCACTTACTCCCAGCAGAGCACCTACGGGCAACAGAGCACCTACGGACAACAGACTAGCTATGGCCAGCAAAGCAGCTATgggcagcagccgccgccgaccAGTTACCCACCCCAGACCGGATCCTACAGCCAGGCCCCAAGCCAGTacagccagcagagcagcagctacGGCCAACAGA GCTCATTCCGTCAGGACCATCCTAGCAGCATGAACGTATATGGACAGGAATCCGGAGGCTTTTCAGGCCCGGGAGAGAACCGGAATATGAGCGGCCCTGATAGCcggggcaggggaagagggggaTATGATCGTGGAGGCATGAGCAGAGGTGGGCGGGGAGGAGGACGCGGTGGAATGGG GTTACAAAGTGAGAGCCTTGTATACACTTCAATACTTAAAAAGTACCCGTACTCAGTTCTCAGCCGGCAGCATAATGAAAAGTGGGACTAG